A genomic region of Larus michahellis chromosome 21, bLarMic1.1, whole genome shotgun sequence contains the following coding sequences:
- the LAD1 gene encoding ladinin-1, which yields MSSGRRNWSDLSSLARQRTLEDEEEQERERRRRHRSLLSSTSTDEEPPSPVKDISPASSRPQSLVKLMSPEDGEERKLSEVLKTQEGRRTRSPMAVSAKLRQEKEQQEPGVGAIRTEAGTQPRTGQDQAGASQDAAKGRGDPSGDQRPEPASERKVVVRGRLQDKEGQGVGMPQEEQRKEVGGSQQRASPELGGCRLREVRILTRQGSCSTEEKTASVVTLSLDQQQPSRNPSKEVMQLSATQEEPAEKSDTSPTQVTYSSSIRRASPRTVSFRMISRKEKEESQSPLTRSASLRIPGSSTTIGEKLEKYNSAVQRSEVVKSSLTIQKNLLLSSEGVASKRNFFEASVPSKAEPLAVRKDNLKIPGSVTSRINLWISRTQEPAKEEKSKDIRKINSLPNRDTWVKQPGDTPGDTKL from the exons CCTGGCCAGGCAGAGGACCCTtgaggatgaggaagagcaggaaagagaacGCCGGCGAAGGCACCGGAGCCTGCTATCCTCCACATCGACGGATGAAGAACCTCCTAGTCCTGTGAAAGACATCAGTCCAGCTtccagcag ACCTCAATCCCTGGTGAAGCTGATGTCTCCAGAGGACGGAGAAGAGCGTAAGCTCTCAGAGGTGTTGAAGACACAAGAAGGGAGACGGACAAGGTCCCCGATGGCCGTCTCTGCAAAGCTaaggcaggagaaggagcagcaggagccaggggTGGGAGCGATCCGCACGGAGGCAGGAACGCAGCCACGCACggggcaggaccaggctggagcCAGTCAGGATGCAGCCAAGGGCAGAGGGGACCCATCAGGAGACCAGCGCCCAGAGCCGGCCTCAGAGAGGAAGGTGGTGGTGAGGGGACGGCTCCAGGACAAAGAGGGACAAGGTGTGGGGATGcctcaggaggagcagaggaaggaggtgggggggtcgCAGCAGCGGGCATCACCTGAGCTGGGGGGCTGCCGCCTCCGCGAAGTGAGGATCCTGACCAGACAGGGAAGCTGCAGCACGGAGGAGAAGACAGCCTCGGTGGTGACCTTGTCTCTGGACCAGCAG CAACCATCCAGGAATCCCTCAAAGGAGGTAATGCAGCTGTCTGCCACCCAAGAGGAACCTGCAGAAAAGTCAGATACTTCTCCAACTCAGGTCACCTACAGCAGCTCCATCAGACGAGCCAGCCCAAGAACTGTCTCCTTTCGG ATGAtctcaagaaaagagaaagaagaaagccaaAGCCCTCTCACAAGGAG CGCGAGTCTGAGGATCCCAGGTAGCAGCACCACCATTGGGGAGAAGCTGGAAAAGTACAACTCAGCTGTGCAG cGCTCGGAGGTGGTGAAATCATCCCTGACTATTCAGAAGAACCTCTTGCTGTCCTCGGAGGGGGTGGCCAGCAAGCGCAACTTCTTCGAGGCAAGCGTTCCCAGCAAGGCTGAGCCGCTGGCTGTCAGGAAG GACAACTTGAAGATCCCAGGATCAGTGACATCCCGCATTAATCTATGGATCAGCCGAACTCAGGAGCCcgccaaggaggaaaaaagcaag